One Falco peregrinus isolate bFalPer1 chromosome 6, bFalPer1.pri, whole genome shotgun sequence DNA segment encodes these proteins:
- the RPS9 gene encoding LOW QUALITY PROTEIN: 40S ribosomal protein S9 (The sequence of the model RefSeq protein was modified relative to this genomic sequence to represent the inferred CDS: substituted 1 base at 1 genomic stop codon): MPVARSWVCRKTYVTPRRPFEKSRLDRSXSSLGEYGLRNKREVWRVKFTLAKIRKAARELLTLDEKDPRRLFEGEGMRCCRRLVRIGVLDEGKMKLDYILGLKIEDFLERRLQTQVFKLGLAKSIHHARVLIRQRHIRVRKQVVNIPSFIVRLDSQKHIDFSLRSPYGGGRPGRVKRKNAKKGQGGAGGGEDEEED; the protein is encoded by the exons ATGCCAGTTGCCCGCAGCTGGGTGTGCCGAAAAACCTATGTCACCCCTCGACGTCCCTTTGAGAAATCCCGCCTCGACAGGAGCTGAAGCTCATTG GGAGAATATGGCCTGCGCAACAAGCGGGAGGTCTGGCGGGTCAAGTTCACCCTGGCCAAGATCCGTAAGGCAGCGCGGGAGCTGCTGACCCTTGACGAGAAGGACCCGCGGCGCCTCTTTGAGGGTGAG GGAATGCGCTGCTGCCGGCGGCTGGTGCGCATCGGGGTGCTGGATGAGGGGAAGATGAAGCTGGATTACATCCTGGGGCTGAAGATTGAGGATTTCCTTGAGCGGCGTCTCCAGACTCAGGTCTTCAAGCTGGGCCTGGCCAAGTCCATCCACCATGCTCGTGTCCTCATCCGTCAGCGCCACATTCG GGTGCGGAAGCAGGTGGTGAACATCCCCTCTTTCATCGTGCGGCTGGACTCGCAGAAGCACATCGACTTCTCACTGCGCTCTCCCTATGGGGGGGGTCGCCCTGGCAGGGTCAAGAGGAAGAACGCCAagaaggggcaggggggtgcaggggggggcGAGGACGAGGAGGAGGACTGA
- the POLD1 gene encoding DNA polymerase delta catalytic subunit: MAAPIIRKPRTARWPRPFAVGGRTRPRRNDGGETAGDARGSAPGEAFAGGGRGVPSQFEEELAQLEELEAELAAEEPPQTSESQPLGSQFVGEVNAKWRRPALPLQPPDTLCFLQLDIDHYIGSPLPGMSGATQGPVPILRVFGVTAAGNSVCLHVHGFSPYFYVLGPPGLGVQHLEDLKRELDAALLREQRNSKEGLSQAVLALELCHKQSMLGYQGGQMALFVRVVLALPRLIAPARRLLEQGLRWGGLGMHPAPPFEANIDFEIRFMVDTGLVGCCWLEVEKGQYQLRGAPTSPGVPPGHPPPVSLCQLEADVDWVGLRSHPPEGPWLCLPPLRILSFDIECAGRKGVFPEAERDPVIQVAGVVLRQGEREPFLRTIFTLLPCAPILGSQVLSFQRERDLLQSWAEFVRIVDPDIITGYNIQNFDLPYLLQRAHILKVESFPFLGRIRQCRSVVRDSAFQSRQLGRRESKVVSAAGRVTLDLLQVLLRDHKLRSYTLNAVSFHFLHEQKEDVPHSIITDLQNGSEQTRRRLAVYCLKDAFLPLRLLEKLMVVVNYVEMARVTGVPLSYLLIRGQQVKVVSQLLRQAMKEDLLMPVVKPEGGEDYEGATVIEPLKGYYDVPIVTLDFSSLYPSIMMAHNLCYTTLLPPGGPQRFGLGPSDFIRTPTGELFVTASVRKGLLPRVLEGLLAARKRVKAELAQEQDGFRRQVLDGRQQALKVSANSVYGFTGAQAGRLPCLEISQSVTSFGRQMIERTKQLVESKYCLAQGFPADAKVVYGDTDSVMCRLGVTSVAEAMALGREVATWVSSHFPSPIKLEFEKVYWPYLLISKKRYAGLCFSSRAEAHDKLDCKGLEAVRRDNCPLAANLVTACLHRILLHRDPDGAVAHAQEVISDLLCNRVDISQLVITKELTRAASAYAAPQAHVQLAERMRQRDPGSAPSLGDRVPYVIVTGAKGVAAYMKSEDPIYALEHNLPIDTRYYLEQQLAKPLLRIFEPILGEGRAESVLLQGEHTRCKTVLTAKVGGLMAFATKRSTCVGCRAILTHHGAVCDFCRQRQSELYQKEVSQLAALEERFSRLWSQCQRCQGSLHEDVLCTSRDCPIFYMRWKVQKDLDAQERLVARFGPPQLVRGGRSGVLGPSRTPLPPLPWRDLGHFRGFSTVNNN; encoded by the exons ATGGCGGCGCCCATAATCCGGAAGCCTC GAACCGCCCGTTGGCCACGCCCCTTCGCTGTTGGCGGGAGAACGCGTCCTCGGCGTAAT GATGGAGGGGAAACGGCCGGGGACGCCCGGGGGTCCGCCCCAGGCGAAGCgtttgcggggggggggcggggggtccCCTCCCAGTTCGAGGAGGAGCTGGCGCAACTGGAGGAACTGGAGGCCGAGCTGGCAGCCGAGGAGCCCCCCCAGACCTCTGAGAGCCAGCCCCTAG gcagccagTTTGTGGGAGAAGTGAACGCCAAGTGGCGGCGCCCGGCCCTGCCTCTGCAGCCGCCCGACAccctctgcttcctgcagctcGACATCGACCACTACATCG GGTCCCCACTGCCTGGGATGTCAGGGGCCACCCAAGGCCCTGTGCCCATCCTCCGCGTCTTTGGGGTGACAGCAGCTGGCAACAGCGTCTGCCTCCATGTCCACGGCTTTTCCCCCTACTTCTACGTCCTGGGGCCACCTG GTTTGGGGGTGCAGCACCTGGAGGACCTGAAACGGGAGCTGGATGCAGCATTGTTGCGGGAGCAGCGGAACAGCAAGGAAGGGctgagccaggctgtgctggcccTGGAGCTGTGCCACAAGCAGA GTATGCTGGGGTACCAGGGGGGGCAGATGGCCCTGTTTGTGCGGGTGGTCCTGGCCCTCCCCCGGCTGATTGCCCCCGCCCGGCGGCtactggagcaggggctgcgctggggtgggctggggatGCACCCCGCCCCCCCGTTTGAGGCCAACATTGACTTCGAGATCAG GTTCATGGTGGacacagggctggtggggtgctgctggctggaggtAGAGAAGGGTCAGTACCAGTTGCGGGGGgcccccaccagccctggggtcCCCCCTGGGCACCCCCCCCCGGTCTCTCTGTGCCAGCTGGAGGCGGATGTAGACTGGGTGGGGCTGCGGAGTCACCCTCCTGAGGGACCCTGGCTCTGTCTGCCACCCCTGCGCATCCTCAGCTTCGACATCGAGTGTGCTGGCCGCAAgg GCGTGTTCCCCGAGGCAGAGCGGGACCCGGTGATCCAGGTGGCGGGGGTGGTGCTGCGCCAGGGGGAGCGTGAGCCCTTCCTCCGCACCATCTTCACCCTCCTGCCCTGCGCTCCCATCCTCGGCTCCCAGGTGCTCAGCTTCCAGCGGGAGCGAGATCTCCTCCAG TCATGGGCTGAGTTTGTCCGGATCGTGGACCCCGACATCATAACGGGCTACAACATTCAGAACTTTGACCTGCCCTACCTGCTGCAGCGTGCCCACATCCTCAAG GTGGAATCCTTCCCCTTCCTGGGGCGCATACGGCAGTGCCGCTCAGTTGTGCGGGATTCAGCGTTCCAGTCCCGGCAGCTTGGCCGGCGTGAGAGCAAAGTGGTCAGTGCCGCAGGGAGGGTGACGCTCGACCTGCTGCAG GTGCTGCTGCGGGACCACAAGCTCCGCTCCTACACCCTGAACGCCGTCAGCTTCCACTTCCTGCACGAGCAGAAGGAGGACGTGCCCCACAGCATCATCACTGACCTCCAG AATGGCTCAGAGCAGACGCGGCGCCGGCTGGCCGTGTACTGCCTGAAGGACGCCTTCCTGCCACTGCGGCTGCTGGAGAAGCTCATGGTGGTGGTCAACTATGTGGAGATGGCGCGTGTTACTGGTGTCCCCCTCAGCTACCTGCTGATCCGAGGACAGCAGGTCAAGGTGGTCTCGCAGCTCCTGCGGCAG GCGATGAAGGAGGACCTGCTGATGCCGGTGGTGAAGCCAGAGGGGGGGGAGGACTATGAGGGGGCCACTGTCATTGAGCCCCTCAAGGG GTACTACGACGTGCCTATCGTGACGCTGGATTTCTCCTCGCTGTACCCCTCCATCATGATGGCACACAACCTCTGCTACACCACCCTGCTGCCCCCGGGGGGGCCCCAGCGCTTTGG GCTGGGCCCCAGTGACTTCATTCGCACCCCAACGGGTGAGCTCTTTGTCACTGCCAGCGTGCGCAAGGGGCTGCTGCCCCGTGTCCTcgaggggctgctggctgcccgcAAGAG ggtgaaggcagagctggcGCAGGAGCAGGATGGGTTCCGGCGGCAGGTCTTGGATGGGCGGCAGCAGGCACTGAAGGTCAGCGCCAACTCAGTCTATGGCTTCACCGGTGCCCAGGCTGGGCGCCTGCCCTGCCTCGAGATCTCCCAG AGTGTCACCAGCTTTGGGCGCCAGATGATTGAGCGGACAAAGCAGCTGGTGGAGAGTAAATACTGCCTGGCGCAGGGCTTCCCTGCAGATGCCAAG GTGGTGTACGGGGACACGGACTCGGTGATGTGCCGGCTGGGGGTGACCTCGGTGGCTGAGGCGATGGCCCTGGGGCGGGAGGTGGCCACCTGGGTCTCCAGCCACTTCCCCTCCCCCATCAAACTGGAGTTTGAGAAG GTGTACTGGCCATACCTGCTGATCAGCAAGAAGCGCTACGCGGGGCTCTGCTTCTCCTCCCGCGCCGAGGCCCACGACAAGCTGGACTGCAAGGGGCTGGAGGCCGTTCGGCGTGACAACTGTCCCCTGGCTGCCAACCTGGTCACCGCCTGCCTGCACCGCATCCTGCTACACCG GGACCCCGATGGGGCGGTGGCCCACGCGCAGGAGGTGATCTCGGACCTGCTGTGTAACCGGGTGGACATCTCGCAGCTCGTTATCACCAAGGAGTTAACGAGGGCGGCCAGTGCCtacgcagccccccaggcccacGTCCAGCTGGCCGAGAG GATGCGGCAGCGGGACCCTGGCAGTGCCCCCAGCTTGGGCGATCGCGTCCCCTATGTCATCGTCACCGGCGCCAAGGGGGTGGCTGCCTACATGAAGTCTGAG gatcccatcTATGCCCTGGAGCACAACCTGCCCATCGACACCCGCTACtacctggagcagcagctggccaaGCCTCTGCTCCGCATCTTCGAGCCCATCCTGGGCGAGGGCCGGGCCGAAAGCGTCCTCCTGC aggGGGAGCATACCCGCTGCAAGACAGTGCTGACAGCCAAGGTCGGGGGGCTCATGGCCTTTGCCACCAAGCGCAGCACCTGCGTGGGGTGCCGGGCCATCCTGACTCACCATG GTGCCGTGTGTGACTTCTGCCGGCAGCGACAGTCCGAGCTCTACCAGAAGGAG GTGTCCCAGCTGGCAGCGCTGGAAGAGCGCTTCTCCCGACtctggagccagtgccagcgCTGCCAGGGCTCCCTGCACGAGGACGTCCTCTGCACCAG CCGCGACTGCCCCATTTTCTACATGCGGTGGAAGGTGCAGAAGGACCTGGACGCACAGGAGCGACTGGTGGCCCGCTTCGGCCCCCCCCAGCTGGTGAGGGGAGGCCGCTCTGGGGTCCTGGGACCCTCCAGGACCCCCCTTCCGCCCCTCCCCTGGCGGGATTTGGGGCATTTTCGTGGGTTTTCTACTgtgaataataattaa
- the PRMT1 gene encoding protein arginine N-methyltransferase 1 isoform X1 gives MAGAAPRAHKMAEAANCIMETFVATLANGMSLQTPLEDVSCPPGESSTKPSAEEMTSKDYYFDSYAHFGIHEEMLKDEVRTLTYRNSMFHNRHLFKDKVVLDVGSGTGILCMFAAKAGARRVIGIECSSISDYAVKIVKANKLDHVVSIIKGKVEEVELPVEKVDIIISEWMGYCLFYESMLNTVIYARDKWLTPDGLIFPDRATLYVTAIEDRQYKDYKIHWWENVYGFDMSCIKDVAIKEPLVDVVDPKQLVTNACLIKEVDIYTVKVEELTFTAPFCLQVKRNDYVHALVAYFNIEFTRCHKRTGFSTSPESPYTHWKQTVFYMEDYLTVKTGEEIFGTITMKPNAKNNRDLDFTIDLDFKGQLCELSCSTDYRMR, from the exons ATGGCGGGGGCTGCTCCTCGCGCTCACAAGATGGCGGAGGCGGCGAACTGCATCATGGAG ACGTTTGTAGCCACCCTGGCTAACGGGATGAGCCTCCAGACGCCGCTAGAAGAT GTTTCGTGCCCCCCCGGGGAGAGCAGCACCAAGCCCTCGGCCGAGGAGATGACCTCCAAGGATTACTACTTTGACTCCTACGCCCACTTTGGCATCCATGAG gagatgctgaaggATGAAGTGCGGACGCTGACCTACCGCAACTCCATGTTCCACAACCGGCACCTCTTCAAGGACAAAGTGGTGCTGGATGTCGGCAGCGGCACTGGCATTCTCTGTATGTTTGCTGCCAAAGCTGGTGCCCGCCGCGTCATCGGG ATTGAGTGCTCCAGTATTTCCGATTATGCCGTCAAGATAGTCAAGGCCAATAAGCTGGACCATG TGGTCTCTATTATCAAAGGGAAGGTGGAGGAGGTGGAACTGCCAGTGGAGAAGGTCGACATCATCATCAGCGAGTGGATGGGCTACTGCCTCTTCTACGAGTCCATGCTCAACACAGTCATCTACGCTCGTGACAAGTGGCTG ACCCCTGACGGCCTCATCTTCCCTGACCGGGCAACGCTCTATGTGACAGCCATAGAAGACCGGCAGTACAAGGACTACAAGATCCACT GGTGGGAGAACGTCTACGGCTTTGACATGTCCTGCATCAAGGACGTGGCCATCAAGGAGCCCCTTGTCGATGTGGTGGACCCTAAGCAGCTTGTTACCAATGCCTGCCTCATTaag gaggTGGACATCTACACGGtgaaggtggaggagctgaCCTTCACGGCACCCTTCTGTCTCCAAGTCAAGCGCAACGACTATGTGCACGCGCTAGTGGCGTACTTCAACATCGAGTTCACGCGCTGCCACAAGCGCACGGGCTTCTCCACCA GCCCCGAGTCTCCCTACACACACTGGAAGCAGACTGTGTTCTACATGGAGGACTACCTCACCGTCAAGACTGGGGAGGAGATCTTTGGCACCATCACCATGAAGCCCAACGCCAAGAACAAC CGTGACCTTGACTTCACCATCGACCTGGACTTCAAGGGGCAGCTCTGCGAGCTCTCCTGCTCCACTGACTACCGCATGCGCTAG
- the PRMT1 gene encoding protein arginine N-methyltransferase 1 isoform X2, which translates to MAGAAPRAHKMAEAANCIMEVSCPPGESSTKPSAEEMTSKDYYFDSYAHFGIHEEMLKDEVRTLTYRNSMFHNRHLFKDKVVLDVGSGTGILCMFAAKAGARRVIGIECSSISDYAVKIVKANKLDHVVSIIKGKVEEVELPVEKVDIIISEWMGYCLFYESMLNTVIYARDKWLTPDGLIFPDRATLYVTAIEDRQYKDYKIHWWENVYGFDMSCIKDVAIKEPLVDVVDPKQLVTNACLIKEVDIYTVKVEELTFTAPFCLQVKRNDYVHALVAYFNIEFTRCHKRTGFSTSPESPYTHWKQTVFYMEDYLTVKTGEEIFGTITMKPNAKNNRDLDFTIDLDFKGQLCELSCSTDYRMR; encoded by the exons ATGGCGGGGGCTGCTCCTCGCGCTCACAAGATGGCGGAGGCGGCGAACTGCATCATGGAG GTTTCGTGCCCCCCCGGGGAGAGCAGCACCAAGCCCTCGGCCGAGGAGATGACCTCCAAGGATTACTACTTTGACTCCTACGCCCACTTTGGCATCCATGAG gagatgctgaaggATGAAGTGCGGACGCTGACCTACCGCAACTCCATGTTCCACAACCGGCACCTCTTCAAGGACAAAGTGGTGCTGGATGTCGGCAGCGGCACTGGCATTCTCTGTATGTTTGCTGCCAAAGCTGGTGCCCGCCGCGTCATCGGG ATTGAGTGCTCCAGTATTTCCGATTATGCCGTCAAGATAGTCAAGGCCAATAAGCTGGACCATG TGGTCTCTATTATCAAAGGGAAGGTGGAGGAGGTGGAACTGCCAGTGGAGAAGGTCGACATCATCATCAGCGAGTGGATGGGCTACTGCCTCTTCTACGAGTCCATGCTCAACACAGTCATCTACGCTCGTGACAAGTGGCTG ACCCCTGACGGCCTCATCTTCCCTGACCGGGCAACGCTCTATGTGACAGCCATAGAAGACCGGCAGTACAAGGACTACAAGATCCACT GGTGGGAGAACGTCTACGGCTTTGACATGTCCTGCATCAAGGACGTGGCCATCAAGGAGCCCCTTGTCGATGTGGTGGACCCTAAGCAGCTTGTTACCAATGCCTGCCTCATTaag gaggTGGACATCTACACGGtgaaggtggaggagctgaCCTTCACGGCACCCTTCTGTCTCCAAGTCAAGCGCAACGACTATGTGCACGCGCTAGTGGCGTACTTCAACATCGAGTTCACGCGCTGCCACAAGCGCACGGGCTTCTCCACCA GCCCCGAGTCTCCCTACACACACTGGAAGCAGACTGTGTTCTACATGGAGGACTACCTCACCGTCAAGACTGGGGAGGAGATCTTTGGCACCATCACCATGAAGCCCAACGCCAAGAACAAC CGTGACCTTGACTTCACCATCGACCTGGACTTCAAGGGGCAGCTCTGCGAGCTCTCCTGCTCCACTGACTACCGCATGCGCTAG
- the PRMT1 gene encoding protein arginine N-methyltransferase 1 isoform X3 — MSLQTPLEDVSCPPGESSTKPSAEEMTSKDYYFDSYAHFGIHEEMLKDEVRTLTYRNSMFHNRHLFKDKVVLDVGSGTGILCMFAAKAGARRVIGIECSSISDYAVKIVKANKLDHVVSIIKGKVEEVELPVEKVDIIISEWMGYCLFYESMLNTVIYARDKWLTPDGLIFPDRATLYVTAIEDRQYKDYKIHWWENVYGFDMSCIKDVAIKEPLVDVVDPKQLVTNACLIKEVDIYTVKVEELTFTAPFCLQVKRNDYVHALVAYFNIEFTRCHKRTGFSTSPESPYTHWKQTVFYMEDYLTVKTGEEIFGTITMKPNAKNNRDLDFTIDLDFKGQLCELSCSTDYRMR; from the exons ATGAGCCTCCAGACGCCGCTAGAAGAT GTTTCGTGCCCCCCCGGGGAGAGCAGCACCAAGCCCTCGGCCGAGGAGATGACCTCCAAGGATTACTACTTTGACTCCTACGCCCACTTTGGCATCCATGAG gagatgctgaaggATGAAGTGCGGACGCTGACCTACCGCAACTCCATGTTCCACAACCGGCACCTCTTCAAGGACAAAGTGGTGCTGGATGTCGGCAGCGGCACTGGCATTCTCTGTATGTTTGCTGCCAAAGCTGGTGCCCGCCGCGTCATCGGG ATTGAGTGCTCCAGTATTTCCGATTATGCCGTCAAGATAGTCAAGGCCAATAAGCTGGACCATG TGGTCTCTATTATCAAAGGGAAGGTGGAGGAGGTGGAACTGCCAGTGGAGAAGGTCGACATCATCATCAGCGAGTGGATGGGCTACTGCCTCTTCTACGAGTCCATGCTCAACACAGTCATCTACGCTCGTGACAAGTGGCTG ACCCCTGACGGCCTCATCTTCCCTGACCGGGCAACGCTCTATGTGACAGCCATAGAAGACCGGCAGTACAAGGACTACAAGATCCACT GGTGGGAGAACGTCTACGGCTTTGACATGTCCTGCATCAAGGACGTGGCCATCAAGGAGCCCCTTGTCGATGTGGTGGACCCTAAGCAGCTTGTTACCAATGCCTGCCTCATTaag gaggTGGACATCTACACGGtgaaggtggaggagctgaCCTTCACGGCACCCTTCTGTCTCCAAGTCAAGCGCAACGACTATGTGCACGCGCTAGTGGCGTACTTCAACATCGAGTTCACGCGCTGCCACAAGCGCACGGGCTTCTCCACCA GCCCCGAGTCTCCCTACACACACTGGAAGCAGACTGTGTTCTACATGGAGGACTACCTCACCGTCAAGACTGGGGAGGAGATCTTTGGCACCATCACCATGAAGCCCAACGCCAAGAACAAC CGTGACCTTGACTTCACCATCGACCTGGACTTCAAGGGGCAGCTCTGCGAGCTCTCCTGCTCCACTGACTACCGCATGCGCTAG